The Peromyscus eremicus chromosome 11, PerEre_H2_v1, whole genome shotgun sequence genome includes a window with the following:
- the Cd180 gene encoding CD180 antigen: MALDISCFLLVALFSASCETITSSDQMCIEKETNKTYSCENLGLSEIPGTLPNSTECLEFSFNFLPTIQNTTFSRLVNLTFLDLTRCQIYWIHEDTFQSQRQLDTLVLTANPLIFMAETALNGPRSLKHLFFIQTGMSSLEFIPVHNLKNLESLHLGSNHISSIKLPKEFPTENLKVLDFQNNAIHRLSKEDIQSLQPATNLSLNLRGNGITEIEPGAFKSTVFQSLDFGGTLNLLVIFKGLQNSTIQSLWLGTFEDIEDEELSSSVFEGLCEMSVESIYLQKHHFLDISSNTFHCFTNLQELDLTATHLKELPSGIAGLNNLKKLVLNANKFDNLCQIHAASFPSLTHLYIKGNMKRLVLGTGCLANLENLHLLDLSHDDIETSDCCNLQLKNLSHLQSLNLSYNEPLGLKTEAFQECPQLELLDLAFTRLRVHAAQSPFQNLHLLKVLNLSYCLLDTSNQHLLDGLPSLQHLNLQGNHFPNGNIQNTNPLQMLESLEILILSFCDLSFIDQRAFISLKIMNHVDLSHNRLTSRSIEALSHLKGIYLNLASNSISSIPPGLLPILSQQRTINLRGNPLDCTCSNIYFLDWYKENRQKLEDTEDTLCANPPLLRGVKLSDVTLSCGITAVGIFFLIVFLLLFAVALIFAVKYFLRWKYQHI, translated from the exons AAAGAAACCAACAAAACATACAGCTGTGAAAATTTAGGTCTCAGTGAAATTCCTGGCACTCTACCAAACTCAACAGAATGTTTGGAGTTCAGCTTTAATTTCTTGCCTACAATTCAAAATACGACCTTCAGCAGACTCGTAAATCTCACCTTTCTGGATTTAACCAG GTGCCAGATTTACTGGATACATGAAGACACCTTCCAAAGCCAACGTCAGTTAGACACACTTGTGCTAACTGCAAATCCCCTGATATTTATGGCAGAAACAGCACTTAATGGACCCAGGTCACTGAAACATCTGTTCTTCATCCAAACAGGAATGTCCAGTCTTGAGTTTATCCCAGTGCACAATCTGAAAAACTTAGAAAGTCTACATCTTGGAAGCAACCATATTTCCTCCATTAAGCTCCCCAAAGAGTTCCCAACGGAGAATCTGAAGGTTCTGGATTTTCAGAATAATGCTATCCATCGCCTGTCTAAAGAAGATATACAGTCTCTACAGCCGGCCACTAACCTGAGCCTTAACTTAAGGGGAAATGGCATCACAGAGATAGAGCCTGGGGCTTTCAAGTCAACAGTCTTCCAAAGTTTGGACTTTGGAGGGACTCTCAACTTGCTGGTTATATTCAAGGGTTTGCAGAACTCTACTATCCAGTCTCTCTGGCTGGGGACATTTGAGGACATTGAGGATGAAGAACTTAGTTCCTCTGTGTTTGAGGGCCTCTGTGAAATGTCTGTTGAGAGTATCTACCTGCAGAAGCATCACTTCCTTGACATCTCATCCAATACATTCCACTGCTTCACTAACCTCCAGGAACTGGACCTAACAGCCACTCACCTGAAAGAATTACCCTCTGGGATTGCGGGACTAAACAACCTCAAGAAATTAGTTCTCAATGCAAATAAGTTTGATAATTTGTGTCAAATCCATGCtgccagtttcccctcccttacACACCTTTACATCAAAGGCAACATGAAGAGACTTGTGCTTGGTACTGGCTGCTTAGCAAACCTAGAAAATCTTCATCTGCTTGATCTAAGCCACGATGACATCGAAACTTCTGATTGCTGCAACCTGCAACTCAAAAACCTGTCTCATTTACAAAGTCTAAACTTGAGCTACAATGAACCCCTGGGTCTAAAGACTGAGGCATTCCAAGAATGTCCTCAGCTAGAACTCCTGGATTTGGCATTTACCCGATTACGTGTTCACGCTGCACAAAGTCCCTTCCAGAACCTCCATCTTCTGAAGGTTCTAAATCTCTCCTACTGCCTCCTTGACACCAGCAATCAGCATCTTCTCGATGGCCTGCCATCGCTCCAGCATCTGAACTTACAGGGAAACCACTTTCCAAATGGGAATATCCAAAACACCAACCCACTCCAGATGCTGGAAAGCCTAGAAATCTTAATTTTATCATTCTGTGATCTCTCCTTCATAGACCAGCGAGCCTTCATCAGTCTTAAGATAATGAATCATGTAGACCTGAGTCACAACAGGCTTACATCCAGGAGCATCGAGGCTCTTAGTCATCTTAAGGGGATCTACCTCAATCTAGCTTCCAATAGCATTAGCAGCATCCCACCTGGTCTCCTCCCCATCTTGTCTCAGCAAAGGACCATTAATTTAAGAGGAAATCCCCTAGACTGCACTTGctcaaatatttactttttagaCTGGTACAAAGAAAACAGGCAAAAACTGGAGGACACAGAGGACACTCTTTGTGCAAATCCACCATTGCTTAGGGGAGTCAAGCTATCTGATGTCACGCTGTCGTGCGGGATCACGGCCgtgggcattttctttcttattgtatTCTTGCTTCTGTTTGCTGTTGCCTTGATTTTTGCAGTGAAATATTTTCTTAGGTGGAAATATCAACATATTTAG